A window from Physeter macrocephalus isolate SW-GA chromosome 11, ASM283717v5, whole genome shotgun sequence encodes these proteins:
- the LOC102996940 gene encoding LOW QUALITY PROTEIN: 60S ribosomal protein L21-like (The sequence of the model RefSeq protein was modified relative to this genomic sequence to represent the inferred CDS: substituted 1 base at 1 genomic stop codon), protein MTNTKGKRRDTRYMFFRPFRKHGVVPLATYMXIYKKGDIVDIKGMGTVQKGMPHKCYHGKPGRVYNVTHHAVGIIVNKQVKGKILAKRINVRIEHIKHSKSRDSFLKRVKENDQKKKEAKEKGTWVQLKHQPAPAREAHFVRTNGKEPELLEPIPYEFMA, encoded by the coding sequence ATGACCaacacaaagggaaagaggagggacaCCCGCTACATGTTCTTTAGGCCTTTTAGAAAACATGGAGTTGTTCCTTTGGCCACATACATGTGAATCTACAAGAAGGGTGATATTGTAGATATCAAGGGAATGGGCACTGTTCAAAAAGGAATGCCCCACAAATGTTACCATGGCAAACCTGGGAGAGTCTACAATGTTACCCACCATGCTGTTGGCATCATTGTAAACAAACAAGTTAAGGGCAAGATTCTTGCCAAGAGAATTAATGTGCGTATCGAGCATATTAAGCACTCTAAGAGCCGGGATAGCTTCCTGAAACGGGTGaaggaaaatgatcagaaaaagaaggaagccaaaGAGAAAGGTACATGGGTTCAGCTGAAGCACCAGCCTGCTCCAGCCAGAGAAGCACACTTCGTGAGAACCAATGGAAAGGAGCCTGAACTGTTGGAGCCCATTCCCTATGAATTCATGGCATGA